One window of Psychrobacillus sp. FSL H8-0483 genomic DNA carries:
- a CDS encoding N-acetyltransferase family protein: protein MIRHCQEKDLNDILEIYNDAIINSTAVYTYSPSTLKDRGSWFKQKMEDGYPVLVLEENNKVIGFATFGPFRPWPAYKYTIEHSVYVHKDYRKKGIGTALLKEIIEIANKENYATLIAGIDATNVQSIKTHERLGFTFSGTIQKVGFKFDRWLDLSFYQLELKGPETPTE from the coding sequence ATGATTAGACACTGTCAAGAGAAGGACCTAAACGATATTTTGGAGATTTATAATGATGCAATAATAAACAGTACGGCTGTTTATACCTATTCACCAAGCACACTAAAAGATAGAGGTTCATGGTTCAAACAGAAAATGGAAGATGGGTATCCAGTTTTAGTGTTAGAAGAGAATAATAAAGTAATTGGGTTTGCCACATTTGGCCCTTTTAGACCTTGGCCGGCATATAAATATACAATTGAACATTCAGTTTATGTACATAAAGATTATAGAAAAAAAGGTATTGGAACTGCGTTGTTAAAAGAAATAATTGAGATTGCAAATAAGGAGAACTATGCCACACTTATTGCGGGAATAGATGCTACAAATGTTCAAAGTATTAAAACACATGAACGATTAGGTTTTACCTTTTCAGGGACGATACAAAAAGTGGGGTTCAAATTTGATAGATGGCTTGATCTCTCTTTTTATCAACTGGAACTTAAAGGTCCAGAAACGCCAACAGAATAG
- a CDS encoding DUF6612 family protein, giving the protein MKKWTTLLAVATLTLGLAACNETAAPANTEVTEKSELTLKEVYEKSLKVSEELKSVKAQIDMKQTMHMPTEDLSIDINSIMDMEYVVAPMQMHQKGTTSMKSSDESMPEEAMEIETYIAEDAFYMFEGTTGQWMKFPQEMMDQLMGATNQSNPSEQLKMIQEYLKDFTFEQDNENYILRLDAFGEEFTKLVQTQIDEAMQSMIGEGEELDLGLVINSVSYLIHIDKESFQTNKVDVVLDMDMEIDGEKMNMKQNVKSDFSNFNEVDEIVIPQEVIDSAMEI; this is encoded by the coding sequence ATGAAGAAATGGACAACGCTATTAGCAGTAGCCACATTAACATTAGGTTTAGCAGCATGTAATGAGACAGCTGCCCCAGCAAATACAGAAGTAACGGAGAAAAGCGAGCTAACGCTTAAAGAAGTGTATGAAAAATCGCTTAAAGTATCAGAAGAATTAAAAAGTGTAAAAGCACAAATTGATATGAAGCAAACGATGCATATGCCCACAGAAGATTTAAGTATAGATATTAACTCTATAATGGACATGGAATATGTAGTAGCGCCGATGCAAATGCACCAAAAAGGAACTACTTCCATGAAATCTTCTGATGAAAGTATGCCAGAAGAAGCAATGGAAATAGAAACATACATTGCAGAAGACGCCTTTTATATGTTTGAAGGAACAACTGGTCAATGGATGAAATTTCCTCAAGAAATGATGGATCAATTAATGGGTGCGACAAATCAATCTAACCCTTCCGAGCAATTAAAAATGATTCAAGAATATTTGAAAGACTTTACATTTGAACAGGACAATGAAAATTATATCCTTCGGCTAGACGCCTTTGGCGAAGAATTTACGAAGCTTGTTCAAACCCAAATAGATGAAGCAATGCAAAGCATGATAGGTGAAGGCGAAGAGTTGGATTTGGGCTTAGTTATTAACTCCGTAAGCTATTTAATTCATATCGACAAAGAATCGTTCCAAACAAATAAAGTAGATGTAGTGCTTGATATGGATATGGAAATAGACGGAGAAAAAATGAATATGAAGCAAAATGTAAAATCCGACTTCTCAAACTTCAATGAGGTTGATGAAATTGTCATTCCGCAAGAAGTTATTGATAGTGCTATGGAAATCTAA
- a CDS encoding peptide MFS transporter, with protein sequence MVSREEVVKSVPQKGFFGHPKGLLSLFFTEFWERFSYYGMRAILIYYMYYEVTAGGLGMERSTANSIMAIYGSLVYMSGIIGGWIADRLLGTTKTVFYGGVLIMFGHIVLAFPGGTTPLFISMALIIIGTGLLKPNVSSIVGDLYSESDVRRDSGFSIFYMGINMGAFIAPLIVGTVGLEYNFHLGFGIAAIGMAFGLIVFLITKKKYLGLAGSFAPNPLGKEERKKVITRISIAVLVVLIVGFILVQQGIMTFDVFTMTVSILGIVIPTLYFIVMYRSEKTTADEKSRLLAYIPLFVAAMMFWAIQEQGSSILAQYADERVDLMIGSFEISPAWFQSLNPLFIIAFAPVFAWFWVKLGDRQPSTPKKFAYGLFFAGLSFIVMIIPAYVNGTESLVSPWWLVLSFFLVVLGELLLSPVGLSTTTKLAPAAFAAQTMSLWFLTSASAQAINAQVVKFYSPENEILYFGVIGVIALGLGFVLFIFTPLIQKYMRGVK encoded by the coding sequence ATGGTGTCAAGAGAAGAAGTAGTTAAATCGGTTCCGCAAAAGGGATTTTTTGGGCATCCCAAAGGATTATTATCATTATTCTTCACAGAATTTTGGGAGCGTTTTTCTTATTATGGAATGCGGGCAATATTAATTTATTATATGTACTACGAAGTGACCGCAGGCGGACTAGGGATGGAGCGTTCAACAGCTAACTCCATCATGGCTATTTACGGCTCGTTGGTTTATATGTCTGGGATTATTGGTGGTTGGATTGCCGATAGATTGCTTGGTACTACTAAAACCGTATTTTACGGTGGTGTCCTTATTATGTTTGGACATATCGTACTAGCGTTTCCTGGTGGAACGACGCCATTATTTATTTCGATGGCTTTAATCATTATTGGGACAGGTTTATTAAAACCAAATGTTTCAAGCATTGTCGGTGATTTATATTCAGAAAGTGATGTTCGTCGTGATTCAGGGTTTAGTATTTTCTATATGGGTATTAATATGGGGGCATTTATTGCACCTTTAATCGTAGGAACTGTGGGACTTGAGTACAACTTCCACTTAGGGTTCGGAATTGCAGCTATAGGTATGGCGTTTGGGTTAATTGTATTTTTAATTACAAAGAAAAAATACCTAGGCTTAGCAGGTTCATTTGCTCCAAATCCATTGGGGAAAGAAGAACGCAAAAAAGTTATAACCCGAATTAGTATTGCAGTCTTAGTAGTGCTAATCGTTGGTTTCATTTTGGTTCAACAAGGAATTATGACGTTCGATGTATTTACGATGACTGTTTCGATTTTAGGGATAGTTATACCAACCCTTTACTTCATCGTTATGTATAGAAGTGAAAAAACAACTGCAGATGAAAAATCAAGATTACTTGCGTATATTCCGTTATTCGTAGCAGCGATGATGTTTTGGGCTATTCAAGAACAAGGATCGAGCATCTTAGCTCAATACGCAGATGAACGTGTCGATTTAATGATCGGTTCGTTTGAGATTTCTCCTGCTTGGTTTCAATCATTAAATCCATTGTTCATCATTGCATTTGCTCCAGTTTTTGCTTGGTTTTGGGTCAAGCTTGGGGATAGACAACCATCCACACCGAAAAAATTTGCGTATGGTCTATTCTTTGCCGGTCTGTCGTTTATTGTTATGATTATTCCTGCATATGTAAATGGCACAGAATCACTGGTTAGTCCATGGTGGCTTGTGTTGAGTTTCTTCTTAGTTGTACTTGGTGAATTATTATTATCACCAGTTGGTTTATCTACTACAACTAAGCTTGCACCTGCTGCATTTGCTGCACAAACAATGAGTTTATGGTTCTTAACGAGTGCTTCAGCTCAAGCAATCAATGCACAAGTAGTTAAATTTTATTCACCAGAGAATGAAATTCTTTACTTCGGAGTCATTGGTGTCATCGCGCTTGGATTAGGATTTGTACTATTCATCTTTACTCCGCTTATCCAAAAATACATGCGAGGAGTAAAATGA
- the hflX gene encoding GTPase HflX, with protein sequence MDELIEKAVVVAVKLQQDEHFEYELEELHNLAEALNVQVVGEVTQNLTRVTSSHYVGTGKVEEIKNFYEEAGANLVIFNDELSPSQIRNLERDLDCKVIDRTMLILDIFARRAKSNEAQMQVELAQLQYMLPRLVGLRASLGRQGGGTGGGFKNRGAGETKLELDRRKIEDQIAKLKRELEHVKDQRETQRKQRKKSAIPVVSLVGYTNAGKSTIMNQLLRKVGQEDSKQVFEKDMLFATLETSVRQIKLPDQKEFLLTDTVGFVSKLPHHLVKAFRSTLEEARDANLLLHVVDVSNDEHRYMMDVTNETLLAVGVEDVPTIYVYNKSDLADLKYPHVTGDNIWISAKEDAGLDELLDMIKKHIFSNYVHCSLLVPFERGDIVSYLNEHASVLSTSYEEEGTLVKVEVKKADYDRFQHFVFVQ encoded by the coding sequence TTGGACGAATTAATAGAAAAAGCCGTAGTTGTTGCAGTCAAGCTTCAACAGGATGAGCATTTTGAATATGAATTAGAGGAATTGCACAACTTAGCAGAAGCACTAAATGTTCAAGTTGTTGGGGAAGTGACGCAAAATTTAACGAGAGTCACTTCCTCTCACTATGTTGGTACTGGGAAAGTGGAAGAGATTAAAAACTTCTACGAGGAAGCTGGTGCAAACCTTGTCATATTCAACGATGAATTGTCTCCTTCGCAAATTCGCAACTTAGAAAGAGATTTGGATTGCAAGGTAATAGACCGTACGATGCTAATCCTCGATATTTTCGCACGTCGCGCAAAATCGAATGAGGCGCAAATGCAAGTAGAACTTGCCCAACTTCAATATATGTTGCCACGTTTAGTCGGACTTCGTGCATCACTAGGTCGACAAGGTGGGGGAACAGGCGGAGGATTTAAAAACCGTGGTGCTGGGGAAACGAAGCTGGAGCTAGATAGACGTAAAATCGAGGACCAAATTGCCAAACTAAAACGTGAACTAGAGCATGTAAAGGACCAACGAGAAACGCAACGAAAGCAAAGAAAGAAGAGTGCTATACCAGTAGTCTCACTCGTTGGATACACGAATGCAGGGAAATCGACCATAATGAATCAGTTGCTTCGCAAAGTGGGCCAAGAAGATTCCAAGCAAGTTTTTGAAAAGGATATGCTATTTGCGACATTAGAAACATCGGTTAGACAGATTAAGCTTCCGGATCAAAAAGAGTTTTTATTAACAGATACAGTAGGATTCGTTAGTAAGCTTCCTCATCATCTGGTAAAAGCATTCCGTTCGACTTTAGAAGAAGCACGTGATGCGAATTTGCTCCTTCATGTTGTCGATGTTTCTAACGATGAGCATCGTTACATGATGGATGTGACGAATGAAACATTGCTTGCAGTTGGAGTGGAAGATGTACCGACTATCTATGTATACAATAAATCGGACCTAGCAGATTTGAAATATCCGCATGTAACAGGAGATAATATATGGATTTCTGCAAAAGAAGATGCTGGTTTAGATGAACTGCTAGACATGATCAAAAAGCATATTTTCTCTAATTACGTACATTGTTCCCTGCTCGTGCCATTTGAACGAGGAGATATTGTGTCCTATCTAAATGAGCACGCATCTGTTTTGTCTACTTCATACGAAGAAGAAGGTACGCTTGTCAAAGTAGAAGTGAAAAAAGCCGATTACGATCGTTTTCAACATTTTGTATTTGTTCAATAA
- the nhaC gene encoding Na+/H+ antiporter NhaC has protein sequence MFRIRSTITPSFLEAVLLTLMIITLMAVCIIKFNAVPHMPILLAILLLITYGLFKKVPFKKLEEGLVEGSKAGLGAIFIFFFIGILISSWMMGGTIPTLIYLGFQFISPHFFYAIVFIVTCVIGLSIGSSLTTVATIGVAFIGMASAMDISLAITAGAIVSGAFFGDKMSPLSDTTSLASAIVHVDLFDHIKNMGWTTIPAFFISLIGYGILSPNKEVHDLKQITVFQEGLLETGMIHWYTLLPLVLLIVLSIKKTPAIIALALTSIAGIIVSYFHQHFTFGEVLNILFSGYTSHTGIEVIDSLLSRGGINSMMFTIGLVILALSMGGLLFTLGIVQSLLMKVESLLKSVGSVITAAALTAIGVNTLVGEQYLSILLTGEAFQAQFQKVGLANKNLARVMEDAGTVVNPLVPWSVCGIFITNVLAVPTFDYLPFAFFCLLCPILTILTGITGKTLTYIEEK, from the coding sequence ATGTTTCGTATTCGGTCGACGATAACGCCTTCATTTTTGGAGGCTGTGCTGCTTACTTTGATGATTATCACTTTAATGGCAGTTTGTATCATTAAATTTAATGCAGTTCCACATATGCCTATTTTACTGGCAATACTTCTACTCATCACTTATGGGCTTTTTAAAAAAGTACCTTTCAAGAAATTAGAAGAAGGACTCGTAGAAGGATCCAAGGCAGGTCTTGGAGCAATTTTCATTTTTTTCTTTATTGGAATTTTGATTAGTAGCTGGATGATGGGTGGAACGATACCAACACTTATCTACCTTGGTTTTCAGTTTATTTCTCCACACTTTTTCTACGCCATTGTATTTATCGTGACCTGTGTCATTGGTTTATCCATCGGAAGCTCTTTAACAACAGTCGCAACAATTGGTGTAGCATTTATTGGAATGGCGAGTGCCATGGATATTTCATTAGCTATTACAGCTGGGGCCATTGTTTCAGGTGCTTTTTTCGGAGATAAAATGTCTCCACTATCCGATACTACTAGTCTTGCATCCGCCATCGTTCATGTGGATCTATTCGATCATATCAAGAATATGGGGTGGACAACGATACCTGCATTCTTTATTTCCCTAATTGGATACGGTATTTTATCGCCTAATAAAGAAGTACATGATCTGAAACAGATCACTGTCTTTCAAGAAGGACTCCTTGAAACAGGGATGATTCATTGGTACACATTGCTCCCGCTTGTTTTACTAATCGTGCTATCAATCAAAAAGACCCCTGCTATTATAGCTCTGGCTTTAACATCTATTGCCGGCATAATCGTTTCCTATTTCCATCAACACTTTACTTTTGGAGAAGTGTTAAACATATTATTTAGCGGCTATACATCTCATACAGGCATTGAAGTAATTGACTCCCTACTTTCAAGAGGTGGTATTAATAGCATGATGTTTACAATAGGGCTCGTTATACTCGCTTTAAGTATGGGTGGGCTTTTATTTACCCTTGGTATTGTACAAAGCTTATTGATGAAAGTGGAGAGTTTATTGAAAAGTGTGGGATCTGTCATTACAGCAGCCGCACTTACTGCAATAGGAGTAAATACTTTAGTAGGTGAGCAGTATTTATCGATTTTATTGACCGGTGAAGCATTCCAAGCACAGTTTCAAAAAGTCGGTTTAGCAAATAAAAACTTAGCACGTGTAATGGAAGACGCAGGTACTGTCGTTAATCCACTTGTTCCGTGGAGTGTGTGCGGTATATTTATCACGAATGTATTAGCTGTTCCAACGTTCGACTACCTGCCATTTGCATTCTTCTGCTTACTCTGTCCAATACTTACTATTTTAACTGGTATTACTGGAAAAACATTGACCTACATCGAAGAAAAATAA
- a CDS encoding VOC family protein, which yields MYLDHIVHHITKKPIETAEDWKAKGLHAVVGGQHTHWGTYNALLYTKTSYIEWLALEHEEVANHANHPLVDLLLHDLKTGPGFGTICIRTTTIDELCKQLEEKGIETSGVLHAERKTTSGLVRKWKMLFVKEEVRDALPTPFFIEWQESDEERYRLLREDGTIEASNLELTISSCEFHVHNPREVMDKWQGYFGMKEHDGQTLLLSNTQLVFKQLETGTKERLASIYISGSDKEEDIIYEQAVYRFR from the coding sequence ATGTACTTGGATCATATTGTTCATCACATAACCAAAAAACCAATAGAAACAGCAGAAGATTGGAAAGCCAAAGGATTACATGCAGTTGTTGGAGGACAGCATACTCACTGGGGTACGTATAATGCACTTCTGTATACAAAAACTAGCTATATTGAATGGCTTGCCCTTGAGCATGAAGAGGTTGCAAACCATGCTAATCATCCACTCGTAGATTTATTATTACATGATTTGAAGACTGGTCCAGGGTTTGGAACAATCTGCATTCGGACGACGACAATTGACGAACTATGCAAGCAACTCGAAGAAAAAGGTATAGAAACATCCGGAGTTTTACATGCTGAAAGAAAAACAACAAGTGGCTTAGTACGTAAGTGGAAAATGCTTTTCGTGAAAGAAGAAGTAAGGGATGCGTTGCCTACTCCATTTTTTATTGAATGGCAAGAAAGTGACGAAGAGCGATATCGACTGCTACGAGAAGATGGCACAATCGAAGCGAGTAATTTGGAATTGACCATCTCTTCCTGTGAGTTTCATGTACATAACCCAAGGGAAGTGATGGATAAGTGGCAAGGCTATTTTGGTATGAAAGAACATGATGGGCAAACATTGCTATTATCTAATACACAATTAGTATTTAAACAGCTAGAAACTGGAACGAAAGAAAGGCTTGCAAGCATTTATATTAGTGGATCCGATAAAGAAGAGGATATCATTTACGAACAAGCAGTTTATCGTTTTCGTTAA
- a CDS encoding ABC transporter ATP-binding protein — protein sequence MLKKFFSFYKPHKRLFIIDFSSAVFVAVLELAFPVTVQWFIDELLPTGNWNMIVQVSILLLFVYILSTFLNFVVSYQGHKLGINIETDMRQQLFNHVQRQSFRFFDNTKTGHIMSRITNDLFDIGELAHHGPEDLFIAIMTLIGAFIIMFNINPELAVIAVIMVPFLSIVATYGNIMMNKAWKNMFGKIADVNARVEDSVSGVRVVQSFTNENFEMARFQADNGQFRLAKLAAYKVMARTNSSIYMMTRLVTLIVLVVGAWFSFQEKLSNGELVSFILYVNVLIKPVDKITALLELYPKGMAGFKRFLELVEQEPEIKDRPNALQVQHLKGDISFEDVSFRYDEHKSVLEDINIFIKAGETVAFVGPSGAGKTTICSLIPRFYDVDEGAISIDGLNIQDITTKSLRSQIGIVQQDVFLFTGTVRENIAYGKKNASEEEIRDAAKKAHLEGFITSLPDGYETQIGERGLKLSGGQKQRLAIARMFLKNPPILILDEATSALDTETEKIIQQSLMELAENRTTLIIAHRLATIRDADRVIVVTEDGIAEDGSYSELVAQDGIFARLHNIQFQEV from the coding sequence GTGCTAAAAAAGTTTTTCTCATTTTATAAACCACATAAACGTCTATTCATCATCGATTTTAGTAGTGCCGTGTTTGTAGCCGTTTTAGAGCTTGCGTTTCCAGTAACGGTTCAATGGTTTATCGACGAGTTATTGCCAACTGGAAATTGGAACATGATCGTGCAAGTTAGTATTTTACTTTTATTCGTCTATATTTTAAGTACGTTTCTGAATTTTGTTGTGAGTTATCAAGGTCACAAACTTGGCATAAATATTGAAACGGATATGAGACAGCAATTATTTAACCATGTACAACGACAATCCTTTCGCTTTTTTGATAATACGAAAACAGGTCATATTATGAGCCGAATTACGAATGACCTGTTTGATATCGGCGAACTTGCTCACCATGGGCCAGAGGATTTATTCATCGCAATTATGACCTTAATTGGAGCATTTATCATTATGTTCAATATCAATCCAGAACTTGCGGTTATTGCAGTTATTATGGTGCCGTTTTTATCGATTGTTGCTACATATGGGAATATCATGATGAATAAAGCATGGAAAAACATGTTCGGCAAAATTGCAGATGTAAATGCGCGTGTCGAAGATAGTGTATCCGGTGTTCGCGTCGTACAATCATTTACAAATGAAAATTTTGAAATGGCTCGTTTTCAAGCAGATAATGGACAGTTCCGGTTAGCGAAGCTTGCTGCATATAAAGTGATGGCTAGAACCAATTCAAGCATTTATATGATGACTCGATTAGTGACGCTGATCGTGCTTGTTGTGGGAGCTTGGTTTTCATTTCAAGAAAAGCTTTCTAACGGAGAGCTTGTAAGCTTTATTCTCTATGTGAACGTGTTGATTAAACCAGTTGACAAAATCACTGCACTTCTCGAGTTGTATCCTAAAGGAATGGCTGGTTTTAAACGATTCCTAGAGCTTGTAGAGCAGGAGCCAGAAATTAAGGATCGCCCAAATGCGCTACAAGTTCAGCATTTAAAAGGAGACATTTCATTCGAAGATGTTAGTTTCCGATACGATGAGCATAAATCCGTTTTAGAAGATATTAATATATTCATCAAAGCTGGTGAAACCGTTGCATTTGTTGGTCCATCTGGTGCCGGGAAAACAACCATTTGCTCACTTATCCCTCGATTTTACGACGTCGATGAAGGGGCAATATCAATTGACGGTTTAAATATTCAAGACATTACCACGAAGTCATTACGCTCTCAAATTGGGATTGTGCAACAAGACGTGTTTCTATTTACAGGAACTGTTCGTGAAAATATTGCGTACGGTAAGAAGAATGCTTCAGAGGAAGAAATTCGTGATGCAGCGAAAAAAGCGCATCTTGAAGGATTCATTACGTCACTTCCAGATGGATATGAGACACAAATTGGCGAACGAGGACTTAAACTATCAGGTGGACAAAAGCAACGCTTAGCAATTGCACGGATGTTCTTAAAGAACCCGCCTATTTTAATATTGGACGAGGCTACTTCAGCGCTCGATACTGAGACAGAGAAAATTATTCAGCAGTCACTTATGGAGCTTGCAGAAAATCGAACAACACTTATTATTGCACATCGACTGGCTACTATTCGTGATGCGGATAGAGTAATTGTCGTAACGGAAGACGGAATCGCAGAAGATGGTTCGTATAGCGAGTTAGTTGCACAAGATGGTATTTTTGCAAGATTACACAATATACAGTTTCAAGAGGTTTAA
- a CDS encoding ABC transporter permease, which translates to MKKRYLVIALVALSLLSLFVGVTRISPMDLLDFTSEETQIFLISRLPRLIAIILAGAGMSIAGLIMQSLSRNKFVSPTTAGTLDATRLGILISMMVFTNATYMQKISFAFIFALAGTLLFMQILNRIKFKDAIFVPLVGLMFGNILASITTFFAYKANIIQNITVWLQGDFSLILKGRYELLYISVPVLIIAYFYANRFTVAGMGEDFARNLGLSYNRVLNLGLVLVALISTTVVLTVGMIPFLGLIIPNIVSIYKGDHLEKTLPHTALLGVIFLLICDILGRVIIFPYEIPIGMTVGVIGSAIFLFLLFRGKAYA; encoded by the coding sequence ATGAAAAAAAGATATCTTGTAATTGCACTAGTCGCACTTTCTCTCTTATCTCTTTTTGTTGGTGTTACGAGAATATCACCAATGGATTTGTTGGATTTTACTTCGGAAGAGACGCAAATATTTCTCATAAGCCGATTACCAAGACTAATTGCCATAATACTTGCAGGAGCAGGGATGAGTATTGCAGGGCTTATTATGCAGAGTCTTAGTAGAAATAAATTTGTATCCCCAACAACAGCTGGTACACTTGATGCTACTCGCTTAGGGATTTTAATCTCGATGATGGTATTCACAAATGCAACGTATATGCAAAAGATTTCGTTTGCATTTATATTTGCTTTAGCAGGAACATTGCTTTTCATGCAAATATTAAATCGGATTAAATTTAAAGATGCAATATTTGTTCCGCTTGTTGGTCTGATGTTCGGAAACATATTAGCTTCCATTACGACGTTTTTTGCTTACAAAGCAAATATTATTCAAAATATTACTGTCTGGCTACAAGGAGACTTCTCCTTAATATTAAAAGGCAGATACGAACTGCTTTACATAAGTGTACCTGTACTTATAATTGCTTATTTCTATGCTAATCGTTTTACGGTTGCTGGGATGGGTGAGGATTTTGCAAGAAACCTCGGTCTATCTTACAATAGAGTGCTGAATTTAGGCTTGGTCCTAGTTGCATTAATTTCTACCACTGTCGTTTTGACAGTTGGAATGATCCCATTTTTAGGTTTAATCATCCCAAACATTGTATCTATTTATAAAGGGGACCATTTAGAAAAAACGCTACCACATACAGCATTGCTAGGAGTCATTTTTTTGTTAATATGCGACATTTTAGGTAGGGTAATAATTTTCCCATATGAAATCCCGATTGGCATGACGGTTGGTGTAATCGGAAGTGCAATCTTCCTATTCTTGTTGTTTAGGGGGAAAGCATATGCGTAA